A single genomic interval of Lewinellaceae bacterium harbors:
- a CDS encoding aconitate hydratase, giving the protein MPFDLDMIRAVYKALPQRVAEARKALGHPLTLTEKILYAHLHPESPLQNYNRGKDYVFFAPDRVAMQDATAQMALLQFMTAGRDKVAVPSTVHCDHLIEAEVGADKDLSKANEVNKEVYDFLSSISNKYGIGFWKPGAGIIHQIVLENYAFPGGMMIGTDSHTPNAGGLGMVAIGVGGADAVDVMAGMPWELKMPKLIGVKLTGKMSGWTSSKDVILKVAGILTVKGGTGAIVEYFGPGAESLSCTGKGTICNMGAEIGATTSTFGYDEAMSRYLRATERAEVAELADGVREHLTGDPECYANPEKYFDQVVEINLSELEPHINGPYTPDLAWPISKFAKAVKENGYPQKLEVGLIGSCTNSSYEDLDRAASLARQAVAKKLKVKSEFTVTPGSELIRYTVARDGQLAAFEKMGGVVLANACGPCIGQWARHTDDPNRANSIITSFNRNFSKRNDGNPQTRAFVASPEIVTAMAIAGDLTFNPLTDSLVNEDGQEVKLDPPTGIELPTKGFDVEDAGFQPPAKDGSHVEVKVDPNSDRIQLLTPFKPITQEQLKGMRILIKAKGKCTTDHISMAGPWLTYRGHLDNISNNCFIGAINYFNDQANKVANYADSDTKAEYMAVPDSARKYKAAGISTVVFGEENYGEGSSREHAAMEPRHLGVKAVIVKSFARIHETNLKKQGMLGLTFVNPADYEKIRQDDKIDLLGFDSMAPGKNLRVVLHHSDGKTDEFEVAHTYNQAQIDWVGAGSALNKIRQELAGV; this is encoded by the coding sequence ATGCCTTTCGATCTCGATATGATCAGGGCCGTCTATAAGGCCTTGCCCCAAAGAGTAGCTGAAGCCCGGAAAGCCCTGGGCCATCCGCTCACGCTCACTGAAAAAATCCTCTACGCTCACCTTCACCCTGAATCGCCTCTTCAGAACTACAATCGCGGGAAGGATTACGTCTTCTTCGCCCCCGACCGCGTGGCCATGCAGGACGCCACTGCCCAGATGGCGCTACTGCAGTTCATGACCGCCGGGCGCGACAAAGTGGCCGTGCCTTCCACCGTGCACTGCGACCACCTCATCGAGGCGGAAGTGGGCGCCGATAAGGACTTGTCCAAAGCCAATGAGGTCAATAAGGAGGTCTACGACTTCCTGTCCTCTATTTCCAATAAATACGGCATTGGGTTCTGGAAGCCGGGCGCCGGCATCATCCACCAGATCGTATTGGAAAACTATGCTTTCCCGGGCGGCATGATGATCGGCACCGACTCGCATACGCCCAACGCCGGCGGCCTGGGCATGGTCGCTATCGGCGTAGGCGGCGCCGATGCCGTAGACGTTATGGCCGGCATGCCCTGGGAGCTGAAAATGCCCAAGCTGATCGGCGTGAAACTGACCGGCAAGATGAGCGGCTGGACGTCTTCCAAAGACGTCATCCTGAAAGTGGCCGGCATCCTGACCGTAAAAGGGGGAACCGGCGCTATTGTGGAATATTTCGGCCCGGGCGCTGAGTCGCTGTCCTGCACCGGCAAAGGCACCATCTGCAACATGGGCGCCGAGATCGGAGCCACCACTTCCACTTTCGGCTACGACGAGGCCATGAGCCGCTACCTGCGCGCCACCGAACGCGCCGAAGTGGCCGAGCTGGCCGACGGCGTCCGCGAGCACCTGACGGGCGACCCCGAGTGCTACGCCAACCCGGAGAAATACTTCGACCAGGTCGTCGAGATCAACCTCTCCGAGCTGGAGCCCCACATCAACGGCCCGTACACCCCCGACCTGGCCTGGCCGATCTCCAAATTCGCCAAGGCGGTCAAGGAAAACGGCTACCCGCAGAAGCTGGAAGTCGGCCTGATCGGCTCCTGCACCAACTCTTCCTACGAAGACCTCGACCGCGCCGCTTCCCTGGCCCGCCAGGCCGTAGCGAAAAAGCTCAAGGTGAAGTCCGAATTTACCGTGACGCCGGGCTCCGAGCTGATCCGCTATACCGTTGCCCGCGACGGGCAGCTCGCCGCCTTCGAAAAGATGGGCGGCGTGGTGCTGGCCAACGCCTGCGGCCCCTGCATCGGCCAATGGGCCCGCCACACCGATGACCCCAACCGCGCCAATTCCATCATCACTTCCTTTAACCGCAACTTCTCCAAGCGCAACGACGGCAACCCGCAGACGCGCGCTTTCGTCGCCTCTCCGGAGATCGTCACCGCCATGGCCATCGCCGGCGACCTGACCTTCAACCCGCTGACCGACAGCCTGGTCAACGAAGATGGACAGGAGGTGAAGCTCGACCCGCCCACCGGCATTGAGCTGCCAACCAAAGGCTTCGATGTGGAAGACGCCGGCTTTCAACCGCCGGCTAAAGACGGCAGCCATGTGGAGGTTAAGGTAGATCCGAATTCAGACCGGATTCAACTGCTGACGCCGTTCAAGCCAATCACCCAGGAGCAACTCAAAGGCATGCGCATCCTGATCAAGGCCAAAGGCAAGTGCACCACCGACCACATCTCCATGGCCGGCCCCTGGCTGACCTACCGCGGCCACCTCGACAATATTTCCAACAACTGCTTCATCGGCGCCATCAACTACTTCAACGACCAGGCCAATAAGGTGGCCAACTACGCCGACAGCGATACAAAGGCAGAGTATATGGCAGTGCCCGATTCCGCCCGCAAATACAAGGCCGCCGGCATCAGCACAGTGGTCTTCGGCGAGGAGAACTACGGCGAGGGCTCCTCCCGCGAGCATGCCGCCATGGAGCCGCGCCACCTGGGGGTAAAGGCCGTCATCGTAAAGTCCTTCGCCCGCATCCACGAGACCAACCTCAAGAAGCAGGGCATGCTGGGGCTGACCTTCGTCAACCCGGCCGACTACGAGAAAATCCGCCAGGACGACAAGATTGACCTGCTCGGCTTCGACAGCATGGCCCCGGGCAAGAACCTCCGGGTTGTCCTGCATCATTCGGATGGCAAAACGGACGAGTTCGAAGTGGCTCATACCTACAACCAGGCGCAGATCGACTGGGTAGGCGCCGGCTCGGCGCTGAACAAGATCAGGCAGGAACTGGCGGGGGTGTGA
- a CDS encoding UvrD-helicase domain-containing protein produces the protein MNIRIISAGAGSGKTYRLTSEMVALLKGGVRASGIIATTFTKKAAAELQERVRVRLLEEGLAEQADQLANALIGTVHGLGVKLLQRFAYEAGVSPQVDIIADEDQQVLFNRSLATVLTGERVEKMEYLSDRLGLNKRERYDWRQEVKKMTDIARANDFSAEGLEKSKRRSFESFQQFLGQAEEGRPEGYFEHRLDQLMGETIARLENNADETKKTRDAANTLKAFQRTLGLRKYLYWHEWAKISKLSVGAKSRDDAAELLEFAATHHRHPEFQEDIRDFIYSIFEIGMAAIQEYDEYKKRRGLIDYTDMEALVNRLLDKPTVNAVLKQELDLLMVDEFQDTSPIQLEIFLKLSKLARHSVWVGDPKQSIYGFRGAAPELMQAIIQKVGGVKPEDIQEYSWRSREDIVNAVNALFTKAFSDLPPEQVALKAKRAKEPHKESLTQEPEPIELTDALLHWHFRYDGEGRLPGRPWMENGIAASLQTALNRQIYVVPKDGGAPRPAVPGDVAILCRSNAECQIVAEALHRAGLRAAISRSGLLATAEAKLILACLKYILNQYDSLSVAEILLLASGQPIEHIIESRLEYLDKAENGKNWNGQWAGDDAFILALDQLREQAIELSSAEILNLLLEELELRRIVASWGNEQQRLDNVDVLRKMVLASTRKPATACTPLPPWAASCSGW, from the coding sequence ATGAACATTCGCATCATCTCCGCCGGGGCCGGCAGCGGCAAGACCTACCGCCTGACCAGCGAAATGGTAGCCCTGCTCAAAGGAGGCGTCCGCGCCAGCGGCATCATCGCCACTACCTTTACCAAAAAGGCGGCGGCCGAGCTGCAGGAGCGCGTGCGGGTGCGCCTGCTGGAAGAAGGCCTTGCCGAGCAGGCCGACCAGCTCGCCAACGCCCTTATCGGCACCGTCCACGGGCTGGGCGTCAAGCTGCTGCAGCGCTTCGCCTACGAGGCCGGCGTCTCTCCCCAGGTAGACATCATCGCCGACGAAGACCAGCAGGTGCTCTTCAACCGCTCCCTAGCCACCGTGCTGACCGGCGAGCGGGTGGAAAAAATGGAATACCTCAGCGACCGCCTGGGGTTGAACAAGCGGGAGCGCTACGACTGGCGCCAGGAGGTCAAAAAGATGACCGACATCGCCCGCGCCAACGACTTTTCGGCCGAAGGCCTGGAAAAGAGCAAGCGCCGGTCTTTCGAAAGCTTTCAGCAATTCCTGGGCCAGGCCGAAGAAGGCCGGCCGGAGGGGTACTTCGAACACCGGCTCGACCAGTTGATGGGCGAAACCATCGCCCGCCTGGAAAACAACGCCGACGAAACCAAGAAAACCCGCGATGCCGCCAATACCCTCAAGGCGTTCCAGCGCACCCTGGGGCTGCGCAAATACCTCTACTGGCACGAATGGGCCAAAATTTCTAAACTAAGTGTGGGCGCCAAAAGCCGCGACGATGCGGCCGAGCTGCTCGAGTTTGCCGCCACCCATCACCGGCACCCCGAATTTCAGGAAGACATCCGCGACTTCATCTACAGCATCTTCGAGATCGGCATGGCCGCCATCCAGGAATACGACGAGTACAAAAAACGGCGCGGGCTGATCGACTACACCGACATGGAGGCGCTGGTCAACCGCCTGCTGGACAAGCCCACCGTCAACGCAGTGCTGAAACAGGAACTCGACCTGCTGATGGTCGATGAATTTCAGGACACCAGCCCCATCCAGCTGGAAATCTTCCTGAAGCTTTCGAAGCTGGCCCGGCACTCCGTATGGGTGGGCGACCCCAAGCAGTCGATCTACGGCTTCCGGGGAGCAGCGCCGGAGCTGATGCAGGCCATCATCCAAAAAGTGGGCGGGGTGAAACCGGAAGACATTCAGGAATATTCCTGGCGTTCCCGGGAGGACATCGTCAATGCGGTCAACGCCCTGTTCACCAAAGCCTTTTCGGATCTTCCGCCGGAGCAGGTGGCGCTGAAGGCCAAACGGGCAAAGGAGCCTCATAAAGAGAGCCTCACCCAAGAGCCGGAGCCCATCGAGTTGACGGATGCCCTCCTGCACTGGCATTTCCGCTACGACGGCGAGGGGCGCCTGCCCGGCAGGCCGTGGATGGAAAATGGCATAGCCGCCTCTCTGCAAACGGCGCTGAACCGGCAAATCTACGTCGTTCCCAAAGACGGAGGAGCGCCCCGCCCGGCTGTTCCCGGCGATGTCGCCATCCTTTGCCGCTCTAACGCCGAATGCCAGATCGTTGCCGAGGCGCTGCACCGCGCCGGCCTGCGGGCGGCCATTTCCCGCAGCGGCCTGCTGGCCACCGCCGAGGCCAAGCTCATCCTGGCCTGCCTGAAGTACATTCTCAATCAATACGACTCCCTGTCGGTGGCCGAAATCCTGCTGCTCGCCAGCGGCCAGCCGATCGAGCACATCATAGAAAGCCGCCTGGAATACCTCGACAAAGCGGAGAACGGCAAAAACTGGAACGGCCAGTGGGCCGGCGACGACGCCTTCATCCTCGCCCTCGACCAGTTGCGCGAGCAGGCCATCGAACTGTCCAGCGCCGAAATCCTCAACCTGCTGCTCGAAGAACTGGAGCTGCGCCGCATCGTCGCCAGCTGGGGCAACGAACAGCAACGGCTCGACAACGTGGACGTGCTCCGCAAAATGGTACTCGCGAGTACGAGGAAGCCTGCAACCGCATGCACTCCGCTGCCTCCCTGGGCGGCTTCCTGCTCTGGCTGGTAG